A DNA window from Brassica napus cultivar Da-Ae chromosome C1, Da-Ae, whole genome shotgun sequence contains the following coding sequences:
- the LOC106411515 gene encoding potassium channel KAT3, with product MSATTSEARSPLPLLSRGGRASTAPLGTTEERSPLSLLFRRRSSKDVKNITSVSSSLLPAFGTVVDKNPSSKPFIVLPYDRRYRLWELYLVILVGYSAWASIFELAFEKAADGAFLTIDLVVDFFFAVDIVLTFFVAYLDTSTYLIVDDYNLIARRYLKSLAFVMDVVSTLPIQFIYKTVTGNSGRGQAFGFLNLLRLWRLRRVAELFKRLEKDTLFNYFVIRVIKLLCVTIFWVHIGGCILFWIAYHYPSPVDTWIGSQVEDFKDRSIWLGYTYSMYWSIVTLTTVGYGDLHAVNTREKTFNMFYMLFNIGLTAYIIGNMTNLVVHGALRTFTMRSAFNHILRYTSKNKLPDMMRDQMLAHMQLKFKTAELKQEEVLQDLPKAIRSSINEHLFRSVIENAYLFKGLPDGLIVQMVSNIKAEYFPPKMEMILQNEIPTDFYILVSGGVEIIRSKGASEQVLAKLGPGDMAGEIGVFFNIPQPFTVRTRRLSQIIRIGHHRFKEMVQSDIEDSKMIITNFMTYLKDLNDDLKKEIPFLRDLLANADTQETVHTEEAPQSNNEEIVMVSRDENEKKEEHKREGAPIRVIIHGHPPNQDNNNNGRLVMLPDSIQLLFDLAEKKFGRRGSTIVMADGAHVEQLDALRENDNLYIF from the exons ATGTCTGCGACGACTTCAGAGGCGAGATCGCCGTTACCTCTGCTGTCTAGAGGAGGAAGGGCTTCGACGGCGCCGTTAGGAACGACGGAAGAGAGATCGCCGTTATCGTTACTATTCAGAAGAAGGTCAAGCAAAGATGTGAAGAACATAACGTCGGTTTCAAGCAGTCTCTTGCCTGCGTTTGGGACAGTCGTCGATAAAAATCCTTCTTCCAAACCTTTCATCGTTCTTCCTTATGATCGTCGTTACAG GTTGTGGGAATTGTATCTGGTGATCTTGGTGGGGTACTCGGCGTGGGCATCTATCTTTGAGTTGGCTTTCGAGAAAGCTGCTGATGGAGCTTTTCTGACCATTGATCTCGTCGTTGACTTTTTCTTCGCCGTCGATATCGTCCTCACGTTTTTTGTTGCCTACTTAGATACTTCTACTTACCTCATCGTCGACGACTACAACCTCATCGCCAGAcg gtacttgaagagcttggcTTTTGTGATGGACGTAGTATCAACGTTACCGATTCAGTTCATTTATAAAACTGTCACCGGAAATAGCGGACGAGGCCAAGCTTTTGGCTTCCTTAATTTGCTCCGCCTCTGGCGTCTCCGTCGTGTTGCCGAACTCTTTAAAAG GCTAGAGAAAGACACACTTTTCAACTACTTCGTGATCAGAGTCATTAAGCTTCTTTGC gtAACGATATTTTGGGTACACATTGGGGGTTGCATTTTATTCTGGATAGCCTACCATTATCCAAGCCCTGTAGATACATGGATAGGATCACAAGTTGAGGATTTCAAGGACAGAAGCATATGGCTAGGGTACACTTACTCAATGTACTGGTCCATTGTCACACTCACCACCGTGGGTTATGGCGATTTGCATGCGGTTAATACACGTGAGAAGACGTTCAACATGTTCTACATGCTTTTCAACATTGGTCTCACCGCTTATATCATCGGTAACATGACCAATCTTGTTGTCCATGGCGCTCTTCGTACATTCACCATG AGAAGTGCATTCAATCATATATTGCGGTACACAAGCAAGAACAAGTTACCGGATATGATGAGGGATCAGATGCTTGCACATATGCAGCTCAAGTTCAAGACTGCTGAGTTAAAACAAGAAGAGGTTCTCCAAGACTTACCTAAGGCCATAAGATCAAGCATTAACGAGCATTTATTCCGCTCGGTCATAGAGAATGCTTATCTTTTTAAAGGATTACCTGATGGCCTCATCGTTCAGATG GTTTCTAACATAAAAGCAGAGTATTTTCCGCCTAAAATGGAGATGATATTACAAAATGAGATTCCAACGGATTTCTACATACTTGTATCTGGAGGAGTG GAGATAATTAGATCCAAGGGTGCAAGTGAACAg GTATTGGCGAAGTTAGGTCCAGGGGATATGGCAGGAGAGATTGGAGTTTTCTTCAACATTCCTCAGCCTTTCACTGTGAGGACAAGGAGGCTTTCTCAAATTATTCGAATAGGTCATCATAGGTTCAAAGAAATGGTTCAATCTGATATCGAAGACTCCAAAATGATCATCACAAATTTCATGACT TATCTCAAGGATTTAAATGAtgacttgaagaaagaaatcCCATTTCTTAGAGATTTATTAGCTAATGCAGATACTCAG gAAACGGTTCATACAGAGGAAGCACCACAAAGTAACAATGAGGAGATAGTTATGGTGTCGagagatgaaaatgaaaaga AAGAAGAACATAAAAGAGAAGGAGCTCCCATAAGAGTGATAATCCATGGACATCCTCCTAATCAAGAtaacaacaacaatggtagaCTTGTCATGTTACCTGATTCTATCCAACTTCTATTCGACTTAGCTG AGAAGAAGTTCGGGAGACGAGGAAGCACGATTGTGATGGCAGATGGTGCACATGTTGAACAGCTTGATGCTCTCCGGGAAAacgataatttatatattttctaa